Within the Methanomassiliicoccales archaeon genome, the region GATGACCGTCGACGCTGCGGGCCAGGTCCTTCGTCTTCAATAGAAGCTCTCTCTGCCGGGGATCGAGGTTCGTCCCTTCCATCAGCTCGAGATAACCTCCGATAGCGGTTAGGTCGTTCTTGATATCGTGGCGGATTATCTGGTTCAATGTTCTAAGGCTTCGGTTGGCCCGGTTTATGCTATCCTCCATCTCCTTGCGCTTGCTGATGTCGTGGAAGACCACGACCGCACCTATGGCCTTGCCCTCTCGGACGATGTCGGATGTGGAGACGCTGTAGTGCTGGGGAACGCCGTTGACCTTCAGAGCGATCTCCCATTTATTGGATCCCATAGGAACGCTCAATCCCCGGGCCGCGCTCCTTTCTATCAAAAATTCCCGGTTCTCGTCCACAATCCTCTGCCCGTGCTCGTTGACGAATACCAAGGCCATGTTTGCGTTGAAAACCAGCACCGCGTCCTCCATGCCCTTGATGGCCTCGCGCGCAGTGACGAGCTCGGCGTCCGCTGAACTGAAGCCCCGTTCACCGAAGAATATGGTGATGGCGCTGAGGGTGAGCCCAATGGAAAGGAAGTCCACATAGGCGCTGTTACGGGGAAGGAGCAGGTAGGCCACGATGCTGATGGTCATAATACCCAGGGCCAGCATCAACGACCAAGTGGTCATCCGGCGGTCGAAAGAGGAATCCGGCAGGGTGGCATAGAGCAGCCCCAGGCAGGCGACCGTTATCGAAATGAAGTTTGCCACCCAAAGCAGGAACAACGGTCCGTACTCCGTATCAACGATGGCCACTCCCCCCTGCACCACCAGCACGGCGTTGGTATAGATCAGGCCATGCCAGGGATTGGTCAGGTTCAGTATGACGCAGGACGCTCCCGGAGCGGCGATCAGGGCCAGGTTCCTGGGGGTGACCCACCCGCCGTGCCCGGTGTACTGCATGACGAA harbors:
- a CDS encoding ATP-binding protein, which translates into the protein MAELGYLTVIPNIVGSVVAAWLAYRVYQGRPTSYRTSLFMTFFLISATSLILAGERLIFDLEYSLMLIVVEYTTETILLLCILVFVMQYTGHGGWVTPRNLALIAAPGASCVILNLTNPWHGLIYTNAVLVVQGGVAIVDTEYGPLFLLWVANFISITVACLGLLYATLPDSSFDRRMTTWSLMLALGIMTISIVAYLLLPRNSAYVDFLSIGLTLSAITIFFGERGFSSADAELVTAREAIKGMEDAVLVFNANMALVFVNEHGQRIVDENREFLIERSAARGLSVPMGSNKWEIALKVNGVPQHYSVSTSDIVREGKAIGAVVVFHDISKRKEMEDSINRANRSLRTLNQIIRHDIKNDLTAIGGYLELMEGTNLDPRQRELLLKTKDLARSVDGHLTFAKDHQTIGSDPAWQDLQGTFDDTLSKMDLGGIGYDSHIQGIKVLADPMFPNVVHCLADNTVRHGKKATKIIVKTEETEVGLLIIWEDDGVGVPLADKEKIFVKGFGQNTGLGLFLVQEILSSTGACISEEGEPGKGARFVVLVPSGWYIRTSPAGT